A region of Sugiyamaella lignohabitans strain CBS 10342 chromosome A, complete sequence DNA encodes the following proteins:
- a CDS encoding uncharacterized protein (similar to ribonuclease H), with the protein MAVASPHPSYSSSPCEPVRIMEQSLEEVIYTDGCVLDDGKAGYGAYFGPNDARNASYFFTDGPRDLHRAEAKAISLALNRVRNVPEVRVLSNSDVIVDAIYSNETGDPEWSSEIGDIRVRINVLTKNNIHAEVYKIDSDEIPGFVHARNLAFQAAKASKVKEVTEDF; encoded by the coding sequence ATGGCGGTTGCATCTCCACACCCCTCGTACTCCTCGTCACCGTGTGAGCCAGTTAGAATTATGGAGCAGTCTTTGGAGGAGGTAATCTACACTGACGGCTGTGTTCTGGATGATGGAAAAGCAGGATATGGAGCGTATTTTGGTCCTAATGATGCGAGAAATGCTAGCTATTTCTTCACTGATGGGCCCAGAGATCTACACCGAGCTGAAGCAAAGGCTATTTCTCTTGCACTTAACAGAGTGAGAAATGTACCCGAGGTAAGAGTCTTGTCTAATTCAGATGTTATTGTTGACGCTATTTACAGCAACGAGACAGGTGATCCTGAATGGTCAAGTGAAATAGGCGATATTAGAGTGCGGATTAATGTCCTAACCAAGAATAATATTCATGCTGAAGTTTACAAAATCGACAGCGATGAGATACCTGGATTTGTGCATGCTAGAAATCTAGCTTTCCAGGCAGCCAAGGCTTCGAAAGTTAAGGAGGTGACTGAAGACTTCTAA